In the genome of Phycisphaerales bacterium, one region contains:
- a CDS encoding ImmA/IrrE family metallo-endopeptidase — MSTRVPVKPEMLEWACRRAGVSIDALAKRATLKMLPEWLSEDEQPTVKQLEEFAKATHTPFGFFFLAEPPDEPVPIPDFRTMRGERVQRPSADMLDTIYVCQQRQDWYRQHAQLMGEEPLAFVSSVRVGANVVETAASIRQALRLDSPLSTYAGTNGEALRVLLERVDALGVLVMVTGYVGTNTRRRLDPDEFRGFALVDPLAPLVFVNGRDSKAAQLFTLIHELAHIWAGESGVSDVSASPRADVERWCNAVAAEVLAPLDEFREALRSNAEPLGEAQRLADIYRVSTLVVLHRMLDAGSLTREQHDRAYGRESARLSALLAEREESGAGGAGGNYYATARYRLSKRFATAVIASTWEGRSTFTEAFRLLGCRNVKTLETLGERLGMEAYLSGGPV; from the coding sequence GTGTCGACGCGCGTGCCTGTGAAACCCGAGATGCTGGAGTGGGCCTGCCGCCGGGCGGGCGTCAGCATCGATGCGCTCGCGAAAAGGGCCACCCTGAAGATGCTGCCGGAGTGGCTCAGCGAGGACGAGCAGCCCACGGTGAAGCAGCTCGAGGAATTCGCGAAGGCGACGCACACGCCGTTCGGGTTCTTCTTCCTCGCCGAGCCGCCGGACGAGCCGGTGCCGATCCCGGATTTCCGCACCATGCGCGGCGAACGGGTGCAGCGCCCCAGCGCCGACATGCTCGACACGATCTACGTGTGCCAGCAGCGGCAGGACTGGTATCGCCAGCATGCGCAGTTGATGGGCGAGGAGCCGCTCGCGTTCGTGAGCTCCGTGCGCGTGGGCGCAAATGTCGTCGAGACGGCTGCGAGTATCCGCCAGGCGCTCCGGCTCGACTCGCCGCTGAGCACATACGCGGGCACCAACGGCGAGGCCCTTCGCGTGCTGCTTGAGCGGGTGGACGCGCTGGGCGTGTTGGTGATGGTGACCGGCTATGTCGGGACCAACACACGCCGCCGGCTCGATCCGGACGAGTTCCGCGGGTTCGCGCTGGTCGACCCGCTCGCGCCGCTCGTCTTCGTGAACGGCCGCGATTCCAAAGCCGCGCAACTCTTCACGCTCATTCACGAATTGGCGCACATCTGGGCGGGAGAGTCCGGTGTGTCGGACGTCAGCGCGTCGCCGCGCGCCGACGTCGAACGCTGGTGCAACGCCGTCGCCGCGGAGGTGCTCGCGCCGCTGGACGAGTTCCGCGAGGCTCTGCGATCGAATGCCGAGCCCCTTGGTGAAGCACAGCGCCTCGCCGACATCTACCGGGTCAGCACGCTGGTCGTGCTGCATCGCATGCTCGACGCGGGAAGCCTGACGCGTGAGCAGCACGACCGCGCCTATGGCCGGGAATCCGCGCGACTGAGCGCCTTACTGGCCGAGCGTGAGGAGTCCGGCGCGGGCGGCGCCGGCGGAAACTACTACGCCACGGCGCGGTATCGCCTCAGCAAGCGCTTCGCCACCGCCGTCATCGCCAGCACCTGGGAGGGCCGGTCGACCTTTACGGAGGCCTTCCGCCTGCTCGGCTGCCGCAACGTGAAGACGCTGGAGACGCTCGGCGAGCGCCTCGGGATGG